The Salarias fasciatus chromosome 11, fSalaFa1.1, whole genome shotgun sequence genomic interval gttcaggcACACCAGCAAAATGAGCCGCTTTGTGTCCAGTGCAGCTCaggccaggaggagagaggatggagcTGGACCCTGATGAAGTAAGTTTGTCCTCTGCTGTTTGAACCGAGGTACTACACAATGTAAAAAGGAGATGAGCTACTGAATATCATCTGCTACATTAGACCTGTTATTAAAACAGTGCAAAGAACAAGTTGCTAAGGTTTTCATTTATAAGGAAAAAGCACCtaatatttcaataaaacaagTAATTCCACATAGCAATAGATCTTTTGAAATATATATGCAAAACACTAACACCTGATTTCACCTTATCCTCCAACAAGCTCAGTTTTGCATAAGTTGTAACAGACCAGTTTCATAACCTCATGAGTACACAGGAGATGAAATGCACTAAAGCTGACAGAGATGAATGAGCTGCAAGAAGTCCTCATTTCATTCTGAATGTGTTGGGACAATGGCAGAGCAGTGGTTTGTGCTTTCACCTTAAATACTAGccaggcttttctgtgtggaacatgcatgttctccctgtgtatccATGGGATTCCTCCAAGTACTCTGACTCATCCCTAAAGTCCAAAAACACGAATGTGAGGTTATTTGGTAAGCCCTGGTTGAACCTAGGTGAGAATGTATGCTTTGTTGTCTAAACAGAGAGCAAATCAATCAAACCTATCTCTAGTGAGCTTCACCAGGCAGATTCGGAATAAGTACATTGCAACATGTTTGTGCGTTATCAATGTGTTAATTACACCTAAATATTAAATGAAACTAATTATACAGTAATTACACATACAtaatttgtaacttttttttactgtgatttGAGGAATATGTTGCATTTATTAATTCAAGCAGGGGTGATTGGCTTCAGAGGAAGAGACCCTTTGTTCAGTCTGGGACAGAACACATAGGTTCTGTATTCTTAAAGCTACACTTCTACTCAACAAGCAGAgccagttaaaaaaataaatagatgatAGCACACGTgagggggaggaaaaacaaGGTCTGAAATTACCTTTTGGATAAATGAAAAACCCCTGTGGCTCAGTGAGGGCTAAGCAGCAGCTAACCACAGGATAATAATCAAAGCCTTATATGTTTATAATCAATCGAGGGGCTGCGAAACTGAAACCACAAATTTGGCTACTTTTTTAGACAgcgtaaacaaaaaaaaaaggcatctaTATTCTGAGGGAAACGGCCTCAGTCCGCCATGATGATGCTCACACATTAGCATCCACACATCTGCTCCCGCCGCGGCCTTTAAATCCTCGTAATAAAAACAACGCTGAGCCTCACAACATAACCATGCCGCTTACCAGCCCCTCGATCTGGATCTGTTTGACCGGAGAGTCCAGGGTCCCGCCTGTAGAAGCCATGTCTGTGGTGAAATCTGCTCCGGGATTTGAACGTGAAGCTATCTGAGCCGCCGCACGCGGAAAAGGGAGGAACGACTTAGTGACGGACACTTCCGGTGACTGCACGTCCGTCTTTTCTGTCCGTGTGGAAACAAGCTCGCCAGGTTTTCTAACGATTGAAATATGAAACTTTCAGGAACCTGGATTCAGCACTAAATATTGTACCACTAGAAAGTCGCCGCACAGCGACAAAAGTCAGGTTTTAACACtctattttttcccttttttattAGGGATAGCACTAAAATCAATAATGTTGCATGACTATCTGCAAAATTATTACAGTGCATGCAAGGGTGTCAGATTCATTCTCATCAAGGGCCACACCACCAAAATAGTTATTCCTAAAGGGTTGGTCGTAACTTTGAAGTTAAATAGTACAGAATAACAGAAGGCAATTAAGTGTCTCAGCAATTAACCTTTTAACTTTGTGTTGAATACATGTAACCAtaatcaaatacaaaaaaatgagCACCACGTGATTATCaaagttcagaaaaagaaaacctttccaACATATTCAATGTTGAAATTACCACTTTAAGACTAGCCTGTCATATTTTAATATTCATTTCACACCACTTTCAACACATACCACCAGCTGATTAAGGAATACGACTCAATGTGTTCTCTTTGTCTGGCAGCACACCAGTGAGAATTCTGCAGGTCTTCCATGAAGTGTTGCAACCCTGACAACGCCACAGAAGACTCTGAGAAGTCTTGAAGTACCAAAAACCAAATTTAGATTTGTATTCAATTGTTCAGAAtggaatgaataaaaatgaaattacttATCCAAGTacttaaaacactttatttcaaATCTTTACAGATGTATCACAACTAGAAGTTACCCCAAGACTAAAAAGGTGGGATCGTGTAACAAGTACATTACCTAGTTACATAATGCAAAAAGGTGAATAAGCATGAACGTaaaaaggtacaaaaaaaaaaaaaagatttacataaagttgaaaaactgccTTAATTATACATCTGAAACATGATGTTCATCATGAGATTAACTTTTTTTGCTgtcaaattaaatgaatgaatcgAGGAATCAGTGCAACAAGAAGACAGTAGGAGAAGTTACACTTTGGAGTAAAGGAGCAGTACCTTTCCAGAACATGTACAGAGTCAAAACATTATTGAAAGTGAAAATACGGGGGCCTTTATCTAAAacctgaaacatttcagttgGTTGAGGGGCAAAAGTAGAAAACATATGGAATGAGCAGACAACAGAAATTTAACTTACAAAACAGAATGGAGCAAGGTTTTCAAACTGGTGACTAAAAGCTTGCTTTATAAATATACTTGTTAAACATTCTTCCTCCTGAACCAAGAACACTTTTGAACCAAGAACACTGCATGATTCCATTTGTAGTacagtaaaatattttgtttttaaagtttctgtCCCCTTCCCCCACTAGATCCTCCCCTTCcccaggagaaaaaaaaaattaaaatgggCTGACAGGAAAACATAcaataaaaaggcaaaaaagtCGAGAGATTTTAAAAAGGTACGTCTGTTGCAAGCAGTGTTTGTCTGTTCTTCCAATGTCTAGATAAGGTGGAATCTTGGTCCGGCGGTGGCGATGATGTCGCTGTAGGGCTGCGACTGGGTGACTTCGATGGCTTGCTGCTTCTTCAGAACCAGGAAACTGTAAAACTTGGCAGCTgcctgctttttgttgttgttccggCACAAGTCGAGCAGGCTGACTGAGTCGGCGCCGGTCTTGGCCATGACGCGCTGGTGGGACAGAACACAAGTTCACATACTGCGATTAAAATactatcaacaaaaaaaaattcaaagctTGAGGCAGATTGGTGCACTCCTacaaaaatgcaagtttttttttgtttttttttttttatttatttttttcctaataaAATCATACCTTAAGGAAAAATAAGCCCAGCACAAACAAATTTCTGAACTCTGCAAACTAACAGCTCATTACCTGGAGGCCATGCAGCATTTGTTGGGTTCTCTTGTTCcatctcttctcctcctgatcctGGTCTCCAGCCTGGCCTTCCTCTTCCTGAGAACCAGGAGCAAAGAAATCAGGACCAACTTGTCAAGACTCAAATCAAAACATTACCGTACACGAAGAAGTTTTCCCGTTCTTACCTCTTCCTCGTCGCTGTCgtctttcttgtcttttcctTTGTCGCCAAGAAGGTCAAGCTCAGGTACAAGCTGTGTGAGGTTGACACTGCTCTCCTCTGGGGGCAGATCCACCTGCGGCATGTCTAGCCTCTGGGACAGGACCGAGCGGTCCACcacctgttgctgctgctgctccaatGGAGCCATCTGAAAGAGGGAAAGCACACCGTGTTCAGGAAATGTAGCATCGAGCATGTAAAATCTAGTGTGAAATGAAAGTCGTATTCAGACAAGAGTGAACTTACAGACTCACACAGCACATAATTGGGAATAAAACTGCTGCACTATCTGCAACAAATCAGCAACTTGCTGGGGCTTCATTTATCAACCGTGAGTAGAAAAGGTTTTAAATTTTGTTGAACGGATGAAATTTAGAATGCAAGTACAAAGAAAATTTATCAAACGTGTATGTGGGCAGTACACTCGTCACTAAGTAATCGGTGTTGATCAACCCCACTTGTTTTTAATCACTAGTGTTGCCGGAAATCCCAGTGTGGACAGAAGCTGGATgacctttcttcttttctcttgctCCAAAATAGCGCATAAATCAATATTTGgtttgcaaaataaaacaaatgaaaatatgtatTCACAGAGAATCAAACTCCAGTTTCCTACATTACAGACAAATTTTACCAACTGGACAAGCAGTAATCATATAATGCTAGAATTCTTAAAAGCCTGTTCTGAATGCACATGCTTGGTTGATAAATGAGGCCTCTGGAGTTGAAGAATATTGAACGTTTTAATACCATCACACCACAAAATAAAATTGGCCAAGTTCATTTCCAGACAAGACATAAATTTAAATGCTGAGCACTCACCGGAAGGGTGCTCTCCTTGTCAAGGGTTTTGCGTTTGACACCGCGGGGAGTGGAAGGAGGGGGCATGACGGTCTCATCCAGGCTGGTCCTACTTCCCTCAATCGTAGAGGGTGCCAGCACGCTGGCCTCCTCCATGATGGCTTGGTCTGAAGAGAGAGACAAcaaacttaataaaacattcCAACATGGCCTGAAGAGGTGTGTGCGAACCTTTCGACTGATTTGTCGACCTTCTCATCAGCTCTAGCCTGACTCACCGATGATGTCCCGGTTCAGACTCATGACATCGTCCCGAGGAACCTCCGGGTTCTCCAGCTCTTTGAGGAACTCGTCCAGGCTGTCGGCCTCGCCGccctttctcctcttcctcagctcatCCGGTACCAGAGGTGTCAGGCAGCGCGTGAACATCTGACAGACATTTAACAGTGAGATTTATTCAGTTTGGAACTTGTTGTAATCGACTGTTCAAGTACTgacaagaacaaagaaaaactaaaattaaTAAATTATGCATCAACACGTTTCCCATTGAGTATTCAGGGTGGGTGAGATGTGGGTGTGAAGGAACAGGGACTAGAGACAGAACAAAGAAACTATcatttcctccacctccttttcTTTCAATGCTCTTGCTTTAAATTGTACAACATGATCAGAATGTCAACACTGGAGACAATGGTAGAAAcgttctctctcctctcccattACTTCGTCTGACCTACTTGGAGCGGCAGACCTCCGCCGCTGCAAGCTCATTACAGCTGTACAAATGGAGATATTGTTTTGAGAGAGATTCGAGGCAGACGGCCAACACTTGTactgtttttaaatgctttagAATGCATGTGGGCATTTATTACATGAATATATAAAAATTTCTAACAGTGGTTTGATACCTTGAGCAGTCTGGCGTTCCACAGGGGCtgagcagggagagagaagagcttCTCCACTCCTCCTGTCTCCTTCCACATCATGAGCTTCTTTGTGGGAGGGGCAAGGTCCAAGGTGGTCACAATGTCTGAGTAGTCCGACAGCTGAGCCCTGATGGTCTTGCTGTCCAGCTCTTTCACGCTGTCGACAATCAGCTTCCTCTTGCGCTTGGCCTTGGTCTCTTTcactggaaataaaagaaaaaagaaaaaaatgacatgaattCAACCTTCACCAAAACTGTGACTCTTCAGAGGGAGTTTcacaagccaaaaaaaaaaatgttttggttcTTCATTCAGTCGTGTTGTTTACAATAAACTCAGTTGTCGACACAAGTGGAATAG includes:
- the LOC115396766 gene encoding double-strand-break repair protein rad21 homolog A-like — encoded protein: MFYAHFVLSKRGPLAKIWLAAHWDKKLTKAHVFECNLESSVESIISPKVKMALRTSGHLLLGVVRIYHRKAKYLLADCNEAFIKIKMAFRPGVVDLPEENREAAYNAITLPEEFHDFDQPLPDLDDIDVAQQFTLNQSRVEEITMREDVGNLSLLQDNDFADFGMDDREMMRDASTFEEDIMHGATASNLLLEAEPGPANLPDKSNHMEYDDFGDGSMGNSDGGMLVDKLLSSEDGGGIFDDPPAITESVMMPPDHGDDEDDFDNLQSPGPDSPDSGPAEPLPTMADQTEQTTLVHNEEEAFALEPIDITVKETKAKRKRKLIVDSVKELDSKTIRAQLSDYSDIVTTLDLAPPTKKLMMWKETGGVEKLFSLPAQPLWNARLLKMFTRCLTPLVPDELRKRRKGGEADSLDEFLKELENPEVPRDDVMSLNRDIIDQAIMEEASVLAPSTIEGSRTSLDETVMPPPSTPRGVKRKTLDKESTLPMAPLEQQQQQVVDRSVLSQRLDMPQVDLPPEESSVNLTQLVPELDLLGDKGKDKKDDSDEEEEEEGQAGDQDQEEKRWNKRTQQMLHGLQRVMAKTGADSVSLLDLCRNNNKKQAAAKFYSFLVLKKQQAIEVTQSQPYSDIIATAGPRFHLI